In a genomic window of Pedobacter sp. KBS0701:
- the moaA gene encoding GTP 3',8-cyclase MoaA has translation MIADSFGRIHDYLRISLTDNCNFRCFYCMPEEEYDFTPASRLMQTDEIIKLAEVFVANGVKKIRLTGGEPLVRKDAALIIAALGKLPVELVITTNGTRIAEMLPVLKEASIKTINISLDTLQPEKFFMITRRDVFHQVRSNIELLLQHKIKVKINMVMMKGLNDNEIADFISWTKHNPIQIRFIEFMPFSGNKWTSNKMFSLDEILSVVKKDFKVLPVKGEPHDTAKSFMIPGHEGSFAIISTMTNPFCDTCNRMRLTADGKLKNCLFSDSETDLLSALRNNEDVLPLIQSNIWSKKKALGGQLVSDFEKIDATTIQNRSMITIGG, from the coding sequence ATGATAGCAGATTCTTTTGGAAGAATACACGATTACCTGCGGATATCGCTTACCGATAACTGCAATTTTCGCTGCTTTTATTGCATGCCAGAGGAAGAATACGACTTCACTCCTGCCTCCCGGCTCATGCAAACCGACGAAATTATTAAGCTGGCAGAAGTTTTTGTGGCCAATGGCGTAAAAAAAATCAGGCTTACCGGCGGTGAACCATTGGTGAGGAAAGATGCAGCCCTAATTATTGCGGCACTGGGCAAACTTCCGGTCGAGCTCGTTATTACGACAAACGGAACGCGCATTGCTGAAATGCTCCCAGTATTAAAGGAAGCAAGTATTAAAACCATTAATATTAGTCTGGATACATTACAACCTGAGAAGTTCTTCATGATTACCCGAAGGGATGTTTTTCACCAGGTACGCAGCAATATTGAACTGCTTTTGCAGCATAAAATCAAGGTAAAAATAAATATGGTAATGATGAAAGGCCTTAATGACAATGAGATCGCCGATTTCATCAGCTGGACCAAACACAATCCCATTCAGATCAGGTTTATTGAATTCATGCCTTTTAGTGGTAACAAATGGACGAGTAATAAGATGTTTTCTTTAGATGAAATCCTATCAGTGGTCAAAAAAGATTTCAAAGTACTACCTGTTAAGGGAGAACCACACGATACTGCTAAAAGTTTCATGATCCCTGGTCACGAAGGCTCGTTTGCCATTATCAGCACCATGACCAATCCTTTTTGCGATACTTGTAACCGCATGCGCCTGACTGCGGACGGAAAACTCAAAAACTGCCTGTTTTCGGATAGCGAGACCGATCTGCTTAGCGCATTGCGGAACAATGAAGATGTGCTTCCACTAATTCAATCAAATATTTGGAGCAAAAAGAAAGCATTAGGTGGACAGTTAGTTAGCGATTTCGAAAAAATT